Proteins encoded within one genomic window of Cytobacillus sp. IB215665:
- a CDS encoding ribonucleotide-diphosphate reductase subunit beta, with protein sequence MITIAKRELMDTQAPNCSTSMINGASSNILNWDDVRFPWAYPKYKVMLANFWTPFEINMGKDIKQFPQLSQVEQEAFLKIIGLLALLDSVQSDYASKVADYITDSSVNALMIMLAQQEVVHNHSYSYVLSSIVPKKIQDEVFEYWRTENTLRKRNDFITNGYKDFTRQPSIENFLHSIIYDVILEGLFFYSGFAFFYNLARNQKMVATSTMINYINRDEQIHVGLFEKIYKEVLKENPEYNTPELEQYAITAFRKAAELEIEWGREIIGNKMDGIVFEELEQYIQYMANKRCHQLGYGRSVFPHAPIKNPLRWIIAYQEVDLGKTDFFEQKSRQYTKASDVNGFDDL encoded by the coding sequence ATGATTACAATTGCAAAACGAGAGCTTATGGATACACAAGCACCTAACTGTTCGACAAGTATGATCAACGGGGCAAGTTCAAATATATTAAACTGGGATGACGTCCGTTTTCCTTGGGCATACCCAAAATACAAAGTAATGTTAGCAAACTTTTGGACACCGTTTGAAATTAATATGGGCAAGGATATAAAACAATTTCCACAGCTCTCTCAAGTTGAGCAAGAAGCGTTTTTAAAAATCATTGGATTATTAGCTCTTTTAGATAGCGTTCAATCTGACTATGCAAGTAAGGTTGCTGACTATATTACAGATTCTTCTGTCAATGCACTTATGATTATGCTGGCTCAGCAAGAGGTCGTTCACAATCACTCGTATTCCTATGTTTTATCAAGCATTGTACCAAAAAAAATTCAGGATGAAGTGTTTGAATATTGGCGTACAGAAAATACATTACGAAAACGTAATGACTTTATCACGAATGGATATAAAGATTTTACTAGACAGCCATCCATTGAAAACTTTTTGCACTCGATTATATATGATGTTATTTTAGAAGGCTTGTTTTTCTATAGTGGCTTTGCTTTCTTTTATAATTTAGCACGCAATCAAAAAATGGTTGCAACATCAACGATGATTAATTATATAAATAGAGATGAACAAATTCATGTAGGCTTATTTGAAAAAATATATAAAGAAGTTTTAAAGGAAAATCCAGAGTATAACACCCCAGAACTAGAGCAGTATGCAATTACTGCGTTCCGGAAGGCAGCAGAATTAGAAATTGAATGGGGACGTGAAATAATAGGTAATAAAATGGATGGAATTGTATTTGAGGAATTGGAGCAATACATTCAATATATGGCCAATAAACGTTGCCATCAATTGGGGTATGGTAGAAGTGTTTTTCCTCATGCACCGATAAAAAATCCATTGCGGTGGATTATCGCTTACCAAGAAGTCGATTTAGGTAAAACAGATTTTTTTGAACAAAAATCTCGTCAATATACAAAAGCATCCGATGTGAATGGTTTTGATGATTTGTAA
- a CDS encoding C39 family peptidase, translating to MGGVLIYKKINTFICLFIIVMLSAGCINQSNQLLSIELAKTHRSNLLENGNVALYKSNDLQSLSKKVIEAPLLQQLPELPRGCEVTSLAMLLSYAGLQIDKMELAEKIPKVPYYKHGLYGDPNDGFVGDMYSYDNDGYAVFNKPIESLANRYMPGQIINLTGKPFELIEDYIKKGVPVWVITTSIYNVVPEKYWETWETASGSIKITKKEHSVLLTGFDNKYVYVNDPLVEEKNRKLNREDFLSGWKQLGSQAITLSLKLNPVAHHSFYEVD from the coding sequence TTGGGAGGTGTACTTATCTATAAAAAAATAAATACTTTTATTTGTTTATTCATTATAGTAATGTTAAGTGCCGGTTGTATAAATCAATCTAACCAATTATTATCAATTGAATTAGCAAAAACACACCGAAGCAACTTGTTAGAAAATGGTAATGTAGCGTTATACAAGTCAAATGATTTACAGTCACTATCGAAGAAGGTCATTGAAGCACCGCTGCTTCAACAGTTACCTGAACTTCCAAGAGGTTGTGAAGTTACTAGTCTTGCGATGCTACTTTCATATGCAGGACTTCAAATAGATAAAATGGAACTAGCAGAAAAAATTCCGAAAGTACCTTATTATAAGCACGGATTGTACGGAGACCCTAATGATGGGTTTGTTGGCGATATGTATTCATATGATAATGATGGCTATGCTGTGTTCAATAAACCAATTGAGAGTCTTGCAAATCGCTACATGCCTGGGCAAATTATTAATTTAACTGGAAAACCGTTTGAATTAATCGAAGATTATATAAAGAAAGGAGTACCTGTATGGGTAATCACAACAAGTATTTATAATGTTGTACCAGAAAAATATTGGGAAACGTGGGAAACAGCTTCAGGATCGATAAAAATAACTAAAAAGGAACATTCAGTGCTATTGACTGGTTTCGACAATAAGTATGTTTATGTAAATGACCCTCTTGTTGAGGAAAAAAATAGGAAACTAAATCGTGAAGATTTTTTAAGTGGTTGGAAGCAACTAGGAAGTCAAGCTATTACGCTATCTCTTAAATTAAATCCTGTTGCTCACCATAGTTTTTATGAAGTTGATTGA
- a CDS encoding NUDIX hydrolase, with the protein MNFNKILELHNNRTYNGIIYREAIRAIIISKNHILLVHSNRGDYKFPGGGVEENESHYETLVREVREETGYTNCVVKEKVGTVIERNMDEYIKDKLFQMTSHYYLCELTNKEYISQQLDEYESVLEFKPRWVSIEEALKKNESLMNQFEKNSWLKRETFVLNELKQLYKR; encoded by the coding sequence TTGAATTTTAACAAAATACTAGAGTTGCACAATAATAGAACATATAACGGGATCATTTACAGAGAAGCAATTAGGGCCATAATTATTTCGAAAAATCATATTTTACTAGTTCATTCAAATAGAGGGGACTATAAGTTTCCAGGAGGTGGAGTGGAAGAGAATGAGAGCCATTATGAAACACTAGTCCGTGAAGTGAGAGAAGAAACTGGATACACGAACTGTGTCGTTAAAGAAAAAGTTGGAACGGTAATTGAACGAAATATGGACGAATACATTAAAGATAAATTATTCCAAATGACTTCACATTATTATCTGTGTGAATTGACAAATAAAGAATACATCTCTCAACAACTGGATGAATATGAGTCTGTACTTGAATTCAAACCAAGATGGGTTTCCATAGAAGAAGCACTTAAAAAAAATGAAAGTCTTATGAATCAGTTTGAGAAAAATAGCTGGTTGAAACGTGAAACTTTCGTACTAAATGAATTAAAGCAATTGTATAAAAGGTAA
- a CDS encoding S41 family peptidase yields the protein MSKKILVIIALVGILLFAVYSFIQGTDKPTNKEETNSVVDLSISIEQQVENLHAFSRLYGYIRYFHPSDEAEQIDWEKFAIYGTGYVVKAKNTGDLKEKLEELFLPIAPTIQIYQEGEEVRDTLNIESEDSSLNYVAWQHFGKARNKFEGGVYKKEKIIFNETSSSEKLFDSLPTVGEKISETINRSLRANIPLVLYTDGEKTLGSTEETMIELDNLVEEINKVKADPDAEALHTRIAGVTILWNDIQHFYPYFEEVNADWLKELPSFIEVALETKNKEDYADIIDYMTEKLADGHISGNLQRWKESYRLPFTVDIAEDQLVITSTYQDTHFKVGDIIMSIDEKPTYEYLLQSQARISGSPQTKELLSIWALEYGKMDETLLLEIDRNGKSLSLEGSYGYANGLSNFPIISQHITEIKEGIYYVNTLKIDYDVLIPHLDSLAKAKGIIFDMRGRPGPNIWQLVSHLTDRTVKGPLLAIEQIIYPDHKKLAGYNTTGTWTIEPQEPRFEGEFVFLTNARAISYPETILGVIEDNNLGYIVGQPTAGANGDITEINLPGHENIWFTGLKVVKSDGSQHHFIGIEPTHVVERTIEGIKAGKDEYIEKAIQIINQ from the coding sequence TTGTCTAAGAAAATATTAGTTATAATCGCTCTAGTTGGAATCCTGCTATTTGCTGTTTATAGTTTCATTCAAGGAACAGACAAACCAACTAATAAGGAAGAGACAAATTCTGTAGTAGATTTATCTATTTCTATTGAGCAGCAGGTGGAAAATCTGCATGCATTCTCGAGATTATATGGATACATACGTTACTTTCATCCAAGTGATGAAGCTGAACAAATTGATTGGGAAAAATTTGCTATATACGGAACGGGTTACGTAGTTAAAGCCAAAAACACTGGGGATCTAAAAGAAAAGTTAGAGGAATTATTTTTACCTATTGCTCCAACAATTCAAATCTATCAAGAGGGAGAAGAAGTTAGGGACACTCTCAACATAGAATCAGAGGATTCTAGTTTGAACTATGTTGCTTGGCAACATTTTGGAAAAGCAAGAAATAAGTTTGAGGGAGGGGTATACAAAAAGGAAAAAATAATATTTAACGAGACTTCATCTTCTGAAAAATTATTCGATTCTCTTCCAACTGTTGGTGAGAAAATCTCTGAAACAATAAATAGATCATTGAGAGCTAATATTCCATTAGTTCTTTATACAGATGGAGAAAAAACACTAGGTTCAACTGAAGAAACGATGATTGAGCTAGACAACTTAGTAGAGGAAATTAATAAAGTTAAAGCAGATCCAGATGCAGAAGCACTTCATACACGTATAGCTGGAGTTACAATTCTTTGGAATGATATTCAGCATTTTTATCCTTACTTTGAGGAAGTGAACGCAGATTGGCTTAAAGAGTTACCTTCTTTTATAGAGGTAGCGCTTGAAACCAAAAATAAGGAGGATTATGCTGATATAATTGATTACATGACAGAAAAATTAGCTGATGGTCATATTAGTGGTAATCTCCAAAGATGGAAAGAGTCTTATAGGCTACCATTTACCGTAGATATAGCAGAGGATCAATTGGTGATCACATCAACTTACCAAGATACACATTTCAAGGTTGGGGATATTATTATGTCAATAGACGAAAAGCCCACGTATGAGTATTTATTACAATCACAAGCAAGGATTTCTGGTTCGCCACAAACTAAAGAACTGCTTTCCATTTGGGCACTTGAATATGGAAAAATGGATGAAACCCTTTTACTAGAAATAGATCGTAATGGAAAATCCTTATCTCTAGAAGGATCATACGGTTATGCAAATGGTTTAAGTAACTTTCCTATTATAAGTCAACATATTACTGAAATCAAAGAAGGAATTTATTATGTAAATACACTTAAGATTGATTATGACGTATTGATTCCACACTTAGATTCTCTTGCAAAAGCAAAAGGAATTATTTTCGACATGAGGGGGCGTCCAGGACCCAATATTTGGCAGTTGGTTAGTCATTTAACAGACCGCACTGTTAAAGGTCCACTATTAGCAATAGAACAAATTATATACCCAGATCATAAGAAACTGGCTGGATATAATACTACTGGTACGTGGACAATTGAACCGCAAGAACCTAGGTTCGAAGGAGAATTTGTGTTCTTAACCAATGCACGAGCAATTAGTTATCCTGAAACTATTCTTGGGGTGATTGAAGATAATAACTTGGGCTATATTGTTGGTCAACCAACTGCAGGTGCAAATGGCGATATTACTGAGATCAATTTACCTGGACATGAAAATATTTGGTTTACAGGGTTGAAAGTTGTCAAATCCGATGGCTCTCAACATCATTTTATCGGTATTGAACCAACACATGTGGTTGAACGTACCATAGAAGGAATAAAAGCCGGTAAAGATGAATACATTGAAAAAGCAATCCAGATAATTAATCAGTAA
- a CDS encoding ribonucleoside-diphosphate reductase subunit alpha, giving the protein MVLDYVQKIADRFPHLSFDEYREKLMLAFENKDEWHNDQLTNVLILSALERITALEPDWTFFAANIYLDSLYQKAAKNRGEQSGYHYGSFYQLLLKLTEMGIYSPKLLAQYSREEIDLLADIIVPERDQHFTYIGLLTLSDRYLAKSHLGEVFELPQERFLIIAMTLMMNENKEKRLALIKESYWALSNLYMTVATPTLANAGKSYGQLSSCFIDTVDDSLQGIYDSNTDIANLSKNGGGIGVYLGKIRARGSDIKGFKGVSSGVIPWMKQLNNTAVSVDQLGQRQGAISVYLDVWHKDILSFLDTRLNNGDERLRTHDLFTGVCIPDVFMEVVEERGEWYLFDPHEVRKIMGFSLEDYFDEELGKGSFRDKYWECVNNPNLSKEAVAAIDIFKAIMISQLETGTPYMFYRDTANRANPNRHKGMIYCSNLCTEIMQNMSPTVVVEQKVDDGQIITVKEPGDFVVCNLSSISLAKAVQDDVLNRLIKIQVRMLDNVIDLNAIPVLQAEITNEKYRGIGLGTFGWHHLLALKGIAWESEEAVAYCDELYEQIGYETIQASMELAKEKTPYPAFYGSDWESGEYFEYRRYHSKQWIELKGNVKKHGIRNGYLLAVAPNSSTSIIAGSTASIDPIFRKEYSEEKKNYKIPVTAPDLTPHTNWYYKSVYTIDQKWSIMQNAKRQRHIDQSISFNIYVRNDIKAKELLELHTLAWQNELKTTYYVRSTSTANIEDCDSCHS; this is encoded by the coding sequence ATGGTTTTAGATTATGTTCAAAAAATAGCTGATAGATTTCCTCATTTATCATTTGATGAATATCGAGAGAAATTAATGCTAGCATTTGAGAATAAAGATGAATGGCATAATGACCAACTAACTAACGTGTTAATATTATCAGCATTGGAAAGAATTACAGCGTTAGAACCTGATTGGACTTTCTTTGCTGCAAATATATACCTAGATTCGCTTTATCAAAAAGCGGCTAAAAATAGAGGTGAGCAGTCAGGTTACCACTATGGCTCATTTTATCAATTGCTATTAAAGCTGACAGAGATGGGAATTTATAGTCCGAAATTACTGGCACAATATTCAAGAGAAGAAATTGATTTATTAGCAGACATTATCGTACCTGAGCGGGATCAACATTTTACATATATCGGTTTATTAACATTATCAGATCGCTATTTGGCAAAGTCTCATCTAGGAGAAGTATTTGAGTTACCACAAGAGCGATTTCTCATCATTGCAATGACATTGATGATGAACGAAAATAAGGAAAAGAGATTAGCACTTATTAAGGAATCGTATTGGGCACTTTCAAATTTGTATATGACGGTTGCAACGCCAACACTTGCTAACGCTGGAAAAAGCTATGGTCAGTTATCAAGTTGTTTTATAGATACAGTTGATGATAGCTTGCAAGGAATATATGATTCGAATACAGATATCGCGAATTTATCTAAAAATGGTGGAGGGATAGGTGTTTATTTAGGGAAAATTAGAGCGAGAGGTAGTGACATAAAGGGTTTTAAAGGTGTTTCATCAGGGGTTATACCTTGGATGAAGCAGTTAAATAATACGGCGGTGTCTGTTGACCAGCTTGGTCAAAGGCAAGGAGCGATTTCAGTTTATTTAGATGTATGGCATAAGGATATATTGTCGTTTCTTGATACGAGATTAAACAACGGAGATGAAAGGTTGCGTACACATGATTTATTTACTGGAGTGTGTATACCTGATGTATTTATGGAGGTTGTTGAAGAACGAGGTGAATGGTATCTTTTTGACCCACACGAAGTAAGGAAAATAATGGGTTTTTCATTAGAGGATTATTTTGATGAAGAGCTTGGCAAAGGGTCTTTCCGAGATAAATATTGGGAATGTGTCAACAATCCGAACCTTTCAAAAGAAGCTGTAGCGGCGATAGACATTTTCAAGGCTATTATGATTTCACAGTTAGAAACAGGAACACCATATATGTTCTATCGAGATACAGCAAATAGAGCAAACCCAAACAGACATAAAGGAATGATATATTGTAGTAATCTGTGTACAGAAATTATGCAAAATATGAGTCCTACAGTTGTTGTTGAACAAAAGGTAGATGATGGACAAATCATTACTGTGAAAGAGCCTGGCGATTTTGTCGTTTGTAATTTATCATCAATCTCTTTAGCTAAAGCAGTTCAGGATGATGTCCTTAACCGGTTAATAAAAATACAAGTTCGTATGCTTGATAATGTAATAGATTTAAATGCAATTCCTGTATTACAAGCTGAAATAACAAATGAAAAATATAGAGGGATTGGGTTAGGTACATTTGGGTGGCACCATTTATTAGCATTAAAAGGTATAGCGTGGGAAAGTGAAGAAGCTGTCGCTTATTGTGATGAACTGTATGAACAAATTGGATACGAAACGATTCAAGCTAGCATGGAGTTGGCGAAGGAAAAAACACCCTATCCTGCATTTTATGGATCAGATTGGGAATCAGGAGAATATTTCGAATACAGAAGATATCATTCAAAGCAATGGATTGAGTTAAAAGGAAATGTTAAGAAGCACGGTATTCGTAACGGCTATTTGCTTGCAGTAGCACCTAATTCATCAACTTCGATCATTGCAGGGTCTACAGCAAGTATTGACCCGATATTTAGAAAAGAATACTCTGAAGAGAAAAAGAATTATAAAATACCAGTTACTGCTCCAGATTTAACACCTCATACAAATTGGTATTACAAGTCAGTTTATACTATTGACCAAAAGTGGAGTATTATGCAAAATGCGAAACGACAGCGTCATATCGACCAATCGATTTCATTTAATATTTACGTTCGGAATGACATAAAGGCAAAAGAATTATTGGAGCTTCATACACTTGCTTGGCAAAACGAATTAAAAACAACCTATTATGTACGGTCAACATCGACTGCAAACATTGAAGATTGCGATAGCTGTCATAGCTAG